The Streptomyces clavuligerus genome includes a region encoding these proteins:
- a CDS encoding beta-propeller fold lactonase family protein — MRVVTNKRLCRAGRGAAVWAGALALAASGLVSQTAQAAPAAAGSPRAAQPPAHPTAYVSALNSRTVTAIDTVTGETVARIPVGVETAKLAVSPDGSRVYVAGQYSGGIGVIDTATNTATSFSVGGLPTDIAITPDGTRAYIGDSFQRQVKVYDLATQTQITTVQTIGDVYDVEMNPAGTEVYASLSVAGGVQAISTATNTAARGIRTYGHPRSVAFGPDGTRAYVASGGNDQSVAVVDTTTRTVAATVTTGSDVMATRVTADGARAWTANAGSDNLSILDTATNTVTATVPAGDGPYDIAFTPDGRHAYVPNVAGRTVSVIDTTTHATTASIPFSEQPAYVVITPARPEADLAVALAATPVPGLTGRIDYTLTVTNNGPATAATGTVTTTLTGSTTPTSTDCATGPGTVRCTLTDLAPGASTTRTFRVPVGLLSLGAPYTATATRTDSTPTDPDPANDTASRTCTATTSLIIRCT, encoded by the coding sequence GTGCGTGTGGTGACGAACAAGAGGTTGTGCCGGGCGGGCCGGGGTGCCGCCGTCTGGGCGGGGGCGCTGGCGCTGGCCGCGTCCGGACTGGTCTCCCAGACCGCGCAGGCGGCCCCGGCAGCGGCGGGATCGCCGCGGGCGGCGCAGCCGCCGGCGCATCCGACGGCGTATGTCTCCGCGCTCAACAGCCGGACGGTGACCGCGATCGACACCGTGACCGGTGAGACGGTGGCCAGGATCCCGGTGGGTGTCGAGACGGCGAAACTGGCGGTGTCGCCGGACGGTTCCCGTGTCTATGTCGCCGGTCAGTACTCCGGCGGTATCGGTGTCATCGACACCGCGACCAACACCGCCACCAGCTTCAGCGTCGGGGGCCTGCCGACGGACATCGCGATCACCCCGGACGGCACCCGCGCGTACATCGGCGACAGCTTCCAGCGGCAGGTCAAGGTGTACGACCTGGCCACCCAGACACAGATCACCACCGTGCAGACCATCGGTGACGTGTACGACGTCGAGATGAACCCGGCCGGGACGGAGGTGTACGCCTCCCTGTCCGTGGCCGGCGGGGTCCAGGCGATCAGCACCGCCACCAACACCGCCGCCCGGGGCATCCGCACCTACGGCCACCCGCGCTCCGTCGCCTTCGGCCCGGACGGCACCCGCGCCTACGTCGCCTCCGGCGGCAACGACCAGTCCGTCGCGGTCGTCGACACCACCACCCGCACGGTCGCCGCCACCGTCACCACTGGCAGCGACGTCATGGCCACCCGCGTCACCGCCGACGGAGCCCGCGCCTGGACCGCCAACGCCGGCAGCGACAACCTGTCGATCCTCGACACCGCCACCAACACGGTCACCGCCACCGTCCCCGCCGGGGACGGCCCCTACGACATCGCCTTCACCCCCGACGGCCGCCACGCCTACGTCCCCAACGTGGCCGGCCGCACCGTGTCCGTCATCGACACCACCACCCACGCCACGACCGCGAGCATCCCGTTCTCCGAGCAGCCCGCCTATGTGGTGATCACCCCGGCCCGCCCCGAAGCCGACCTGGCCGTGGCGTTGGCCGCCACCCCGGTGCCCGGTCTGACGGGCCGGATCGACTACACCCTCACGGTCACCAACAACGGCCCCGCCACCGCCGCCACCGGCACCGTCACCACCACCCTGACCGGCAGCACCACACCCACCAGCACCGACTGCGCCACGGGTCCGGGCACGGTGCGCTGCACCCTCACCGACCTGGCGCCCGGAGCCAGCACGACCCGCACCTTCCGGGTCCCCGTCGGTCTGCTCAGCCTGGGCGCCCCTTACACGGCCACCGCGACCCGCACCGACTCCACCCCCACCGACCCCGATCCGGCCAACGACACGGCCAGCCGTACCTGCACCGCCACCACCTCCCTCATCATCCGCTGCACGTGA